A genomic window from Salvia splendens isolate huo1 chromosome 11, SspV2, whole genome shotgun sequence includes:
- the LOC121755562 gene encoding receptor protein kinase TMK1-like: MASRLLFFAVCSFLAAASRSQSGDAAVMQELKKSINAPSQLGWTDADPCKWKSVSCSRDGRVERIQIGNQKLQGSLPPSLGKLTSLQIFEVMNNQLSGPLPSLAGLSSLQRILLNNNNFTSIPPDFFDGMNSLSNVNLDQNHFSSWQIPASLKSASNLQSFSATNANVSGQLPDFFDSETFPSLTTLHLAFNNLEGPLPASFSGSSMQSLWLNGQKVGMNGSISVVQNMTQLTDIWLHSNAFSGPLPDFTGLIQLQKLSLRDNSLTGPVPDSLVGMKTLISVNLTNNKLQGKTPKFSVPVDMFPGSNSFCLPDPGVECDPRVNTLLDVVKDFGYPATFADNWKGNDPCVSWKGITCIGKNITVVNFKGLALSGVISPNFAKLTSLQRLVLSNNNLTGAIPNELTQLPDLVELDISNNQIYGKVPQFKPGFDLKTAGNVNLGKDGPVTPSGGGGKGNLGGSSTGGGLGSGNEKKSTTGVVVGSVVGGVCALALAGTLVFCAYRGKRKHSGRVQSPHTTVIHPRLSGSEDAVKITIAGSSVNGGGGGTSETYSHGSGGTSDLHIVEAGNMVISIQVLRNVTDNFSERNILGRGGFGTVYKGELHDGTKIAVKRMESGVISEKGLDEFRSEIAVLTKVRHRHLVALLGYCLDGNERLLVFEYMPQGTLSRFLFNWKDEGLQPLEWMKRLTIALDVARGVEYLHGLAQQSFIHRDLKPSNILLGDDMRAKVGDFGLVRLAPDGKASIATKLAGTFGYLAPEYAVTGRVSTKIDVFSFGVILMEMITGRKALDESFPDDSQHLVPWFRRMLINKETFRKAIDQTIELTEETFGSICTVGELAGHCSAREPYQRPDMGHVVNVLSSLAEMWKPSEPADPEDVYGIDYDMTLPQALKKWQALEGMSLMDGDASSSYMGSNDNTQTSIPTRPSGFADSFTSADGR; encoded by the exons ATGGCATCAAGATTGCTTTTTTTCGCCGTCTGCTCGTTCCTAGCCGCTGCCAGCCGCTCCCAATCCGGCGACGCGGCGGTGATGCAGGAACTGAAGAAGAGCATCAACGCGCCGAGTCAACTCGGGTGGACTGACGCGGACCCCTGCAAGTGGAAGTCCGTCTCCTGCTCCAGAGACGGCCGCGTCGAACGGATCCAAATCGGGAACCAAAAGCTGCAGGGCTCGCTTCCCCCCTCCCTCGGCAAACTCACCTCTCTGCAAATCTTCGAGGTCATGAACAACCAGCTCTCCGGCCCGCTCCCGAGCCTCGCCGGGTTGAGCTCGCTCCAGAGGATCCTCCTCAACAACAACAACTTCACCTCCATCCCTCCTGACTTCTTCGACGGTATGAACTCGCTGTCAAATGTCAATTTGGATCAAAACCACTTCAGCTCGTGGCAAATTCCGGCCAGCCTCAAGAGCGCCTCCAATTTGCAATCCTTCTCCGCCACGAACGCTAATGTCTCCGGACAATTGCCCGATTTCTTCGATTCCGAGACGTTTCCGAGCTTGACTACTCTGCACTTGGCGTTCAACAATCTGGAGGGGCCGCTGCCGGCGTCGTTTTCCGGCTCCTCGATGCAGAGTCTGTGGCTGAACGGGCAGAAGGTCGGAATGAACGGCTCCATTTCGGTTGTGCAAAACATGACTCAATTGACTGATATCTGGCTGCACAGCAATGCTTTCTCCGGCCCCTTGCCCGATTTCACGGGATTGATTCAATTGCAGAAGCTGTCGTTAAGGGATAATAGCTTGACTGGTCCAGTTCCCGACTCTTTGGTTGGAatgaaaaccctaatttcagTCAATTTGACCAATAACAAGCTCCAAGGGAAAACCCCCAAATTCAGCGTGCCGGTTGATATGTTTCCCGGTAGCAACAGCTTCTGCTTGCCTGATCCCGGGGTAGAATGTGATCCTCGTGTTAATACTTTGCTCGATGTGGTGAAGGATTTCGGATATCCTGCTACATTTGCTGATAACTGGAAAGGGAATGATCCCTGCGTTTCGTGGAAGGGGATCACCTGCATTGGCAAGAACATCACTGTGGTGAATTTTAAAGGATTGGCCCTCTCCGGGGTTATTTCTCCGAATTTCGCTAAGCTTACGTCTTTGCAGAGGCTGGTTCTGTCGAATAATAACTTGACCGGAGCTATTCCGAATGAGCTTACCCAATTGCCTGATCTTGTGGAGCTGGATATTTCTAATAATCAGATTTATGGGAAGGTTCCTCAGTTCAAGCCTGGTTTTGATTTGAAGACTGCTGGGAATGTGAACCTTGGCAAGGATGGCCCGGTGACGCCTAGTGGAGGCGGTGGAAAAGGGAACTTGGGTGGGTCATCCACCGGTGGTGGGTTGGGGAGTGGCAATGAGAAGAAATCTACTACGGGAGTAGTTGTAGGTTCGGTTGTTGGGGGAGTGTGCGCGCTTGCCCTTGCTGGAACGCTGGTCTTCTGCGCTTACAGAGGTAAGCGCAAGCACAGTGGGAGGGTTCAGTCTCCTCACACGACAGTCATCCATCCGCGCCTCTCGGGCTCTGAGGACGCTGTCAAGATCACCATTGCTGGATCGAGTGTCAATGGCGGTGGTGGTGGGACGAGTGAGACCTACAGCCACGGGAGTGGTGGGACGAGCGACCTCCACATTGTCGAGGCTGGTAACATGGTGATCTCCATCCAAGTACTGAGAAACGTGACGGACAATTTCAGTGAGCGGAACATACTGGGGAGGGGCGGATTCGGGACTGTCTACAAGGGGGAGCTGCACGACGGGACTAAGATTGCAGTGAAGCGGATGGAGTCAGGCGTGATCAGTGAGAAGGGGTTGGATGAGTTTAGGTCTGAGATTGCTGTTCTTACAAAAGTGAGGCATAGGCATTTGGTTGCTCTGTTGGGGTATTGCTTGGATGGGAATGAGAGGCTGCTCGTTTTCGAGTACATGCCTCAGGGGACGCTTAGCCGGTTCTTGTTCAACTGGAAAGATGAGGGTTTGCAGCCTCTGGAATGGATGAAGAGGCTCACGATCGCGCTTGACGTTGCTAGAGGGGTCGAATATCTCCATGGTTTGGCTCAGCAGAGCTTTATTCACCGGGATCTTAAACCGTCTAATATTCTTCTTGGAGATGATATGAGGGCTAAAGTAGGAGATTTTGGACTTGTAAGGCTTGCTCCTGACGGAAAAGCTTCGATTGCTACCAAACTGGCCGGAACCTTTGGCTATCTTGCCCCTGAGTATGCAG TAACGGGGCGAGTGAGTACTAAGATCGATGTGTTCAGCTTTGGGGTGATTCTAATGGAGATGATCACGGGAAGAAAAGCATTAGACGAGTCGTTCCCAGACGACAGCCAGCATTTGGTTCCGTGGTTCAGGCGCATGCTGATCAACAAGGAGACATTCCGCAAAGCCATTGATCAAACGATTGAACTGACAGAGGAGACGTTCGGTAGCATCTGCACGGTGGGAGAGCTGGCCGGGCACTGCTCAGCTAGGGAGCCATACCAGAGGCCAGACATGGGGCATGTGGTGAACGTGCTCTCGTCTCTCGCGGAGATGTGGAAGCCATCCGAGCCCGCTGATCCAGAGGATGTGTATGGAATCGACTACGACATGACCTTGCCTCAGGCGCTCAAGAAGTGGCAAGCGCTAGAGGGAATGAGCTTGATGGACGGCGATGCCTCCTCGTCTTACATGGGGAGCAACGACAACACTCAGACGAGCATACCCACCCGGCCCTCCGGCTTCGCAGATTCGTTCACATCGGCCGATGGCCGGTGA